A portion of the Macaca mulatta isolate MMU2019108-1 chromosome 4, T2T-MMU8v2.0, whole genome shotgun sequence genome contains these proteins:
- the H1-4 gene encoding histone H1.4 — translation MSETAPAAPAAPAPAEKTPVKKKARKSAGAAKRKASGPPVSELITKAVAASKERSGVSLAALKKALAAAGYDVEKNNSRIKLGLKSLVSKGTLVQTKGTGASGSFKLNKKAASGEAKPKAKKAGAAKAKKPTGAAKKPKKATGAATPKKSAKKTPKKAKKPAAAAGAKKAKSPKKAKAAKPKKAPKSPAKAKAVKPKAAKPKTAKPKAAKPKKAAAKKK, via the coding sequence ATGTCCGAGACTGCGCCTGCCGCGCCCGCTGCTCCGGCCCCAGCCGAGAAAACACCCGTGAAGAAGAAGGCTCGCAAGTCCGCAGGTGCGGCTAAGCGCAAAGCGTCTGGGCCCCCCGTGTCCGAGCTCATTACTAAGGCTGTTGCCGCCTCCAAGGAGCGCAGCGGTGTATCTTTGGCCGCTCTCAAGAAAGCGCTGGCAGCCGCTGGCTATGACGTGGAGAAGAACAACAGCCGCATCAAGCTGGGTCTCAAGAGCCTGGTGAGCAAGGGCACTCTGGTGCAGACCAAGGGCACCGGCGCATCGGGTTCTTTCAAACTCAACAAGAAGGCGGCCTCCGGGGAAGCCAAGCCTAAAGCTAAAAAGGCAGGCGCGGCCAAAGCCAAGAAGCCTACAGGAGCGGCGAAGAAGCCCAAGAAGGCGACGGGGGCAGCCACCCCTAAGAAGAGCGCCAAGAAGACCCCAAAGAAGGCGAAGAAGCCGGCTGCGGCTGCTGGAGCCAAAAAAGCGAAAAGCCCGAAAAAGGCTAAAGCAGCCAAGCCAAAAAAAGCGCCCAAGAGCCCAGCGAAGGCCAAAGCAGTGAAACCCAAGGCGGCTAAACCAAAGACCGCCAAGCCCAAGGCAGCCAAGCCAAAGAAGGCGGCAGCCAAGAAAAAGTAG
- the H2BC5 gene encoding histone H2B type 1-D produces MPEPTKSAPAPKKGSKKAVTKAQKKDGKKRKRSRKESYSVYVYKVLKQVHPDTGISSKAMGIMNSFVNDIFERIAGEASRLAHYNKRSTITSREIQTAVRLLLPGELAKHAVSEGTKAVTKYTSSK; encoded by the coding sequence ATGCCTGAGCCTACCAAGTCTGCTCCTGCCCCAAAGAAGGGCTCCAAGAAGGCGGTGACTAAGGCGCAGAAGAAGGACGGGAAGAAGCGCAAGCGCAGCCGCAAAGAGAGCTATTCCGTGTATGTGTACAAGGTGCTGAAGCAGGTCCACCCCGACACCGGCATCTCTTCCAAGGCTATGGGGATCATGAATTCCTTCGTCAACGACATCTTCGAGCGCATCGCCGGCGAGGCTTCCCGCCTGGCGCACTACAACAAGCGCTCGACCATCACTTCCAGGGAGATCCAGACGGCCGTGCGCCTGCTGCTTCCGGGGGAGCTGGCCAAGCACGCCGTGTCGGAGGGCACCAAGGCCGTCACCAAGTACACCAGTTCCAAGTAA